In uncultured Bacteroides sp., the following proteins share a genomic window:
- a CDS encoding TonB-dependent receptor encodes MGMEPTGTPTDASIFGHITDAKTKEHLAYINVSVKGTTIGTTSDASGHFLMENLPIGNWVLEFKSVGYRTLTMNVSVVKKKTIEMDVALTQDLISLDEVVVSSNRNETTKRLAPSLVNILDTKLFEDTHSSCLAQGLSFQSGVRVENNCHTCGTEQVRINGLEGSYTQILIDSRPIYSSLSGVYGLEQIPQNMIERVEVVKGGGSALYGSSAIAGTINIITKEPTHNSGEFSHDITSIGGSNAFDNNTTLNASLVTDDRKAGLFIFGQSRYRDGYDHDKDGFTDLTQMNSKTVGLHSYLKTSDYSKLSLEYHNITDYRRGGNLLNLQPHEADVAEEAEHSINGGGVNYDLFSSDYKHKVNLYTSMQSVQRKSYSGTGQDLRGYGNTNDLTYVAGGQYTYNWAKCLFMPAQFTGGAEYTYDKLHDEILGYNRNITQTVHTESVFLQNEWKSDMWGFLFGGRLDKHNLIDHAIFSPRVTLRYNPLENLNFRLSYSTGFRASQVYDEDLHVSAVGGEIAIIHSIPNLKPEKSKSLSASMDLYHTIGEFPVNLRIEGFYTNLKNVFILNDVGTNSEGTILKERTNGSGAKVMGVTTEGEIAFSTLLQLEAGATLQSSRYKEVENWSASEDLGTKKMLRTPDLYGYFTAKLTPIKRFETLISGTYTGSMLVPHAAGYIQKDMNVTTPDFFDMNVKLSYTFPVYQQIALQVNAGIQNIFNAYQSDQDKGKDRDSDFVYGPILPRSYFIGAKINF; translated from the coding sequence ATGGGTATGGAACCAACAGGAACACCCACTGATGCAAGTATCTTTGGGCATATTACTGATGCTAAAACAAAAGAACATTTGGCATATATCAATGTATCTGTAAAAGGAACAACAATAGGTACAACATCTGATGCCTCAGGGCATTTCCTTATGGAGAATCTTCCCATAGGAAACTGGGTACTTGAATTTAAGTCGGTTGGCTATCGCACGTTGACTATGAATGTTTCCGTAGTCAAAAAGAAAACAATAGAAATGGATGTCGCACTTACTCAGGATCTTATTTCTCTGGATGAAGTAGTAGTAAGCAGCAACAGGAACGAAACTACTAAGCGACTGGCTCCTTCACTGGTGAATATTCTGGATACTAAATTATTTGAAGATACTCACTCATCATGTCTGGCGCAAGGATTAAGCTTCCAGTCGGGAGTACGGGTGGAAAACAATTGCCACACCTGTGGAACTGAACAAGTAAGGATTAACGGACTGGAAGGTTCTTATACTCAGATATTGATTGATTCACGCCCTATCTATAGCTCACTGAGCGGAGTATACGGATTGGAACAAATTCCTCAGAATATGATTGAACGGGTTGAAGTTGTTAAAGGTGGTGGTTCTGCCTTATATGGTTCATCGGCCATTGCAGGAACTATCAACATAATCACTAAAGAACCAACCCACAATTCAGGAGAGTTTTCTCACGACATTACTTCCATCGGCGGATCAAATGCATTTGATAATAACACAACGCTAAACGCATCACTGGTTACTGATGATCGCAAAGCTGGTTTATTTATCTTCGGACAAAGCAGATACCGCGATGGGTATGATCATGATAAGGATGGATTTACAGATCTCACTCAGATGAACAGCAAAACAGTCGGGTTACATTCATATCTCAAAACCAGCGACTACTCGAAGTTGTCTTTGGAATATCACAACATTACCGATTACAGACGAGGTGGCAACCTTTTAAATCTGCAACCTCACGAAGCCGATGTGGCCGAGGAAGCAGAACATTCCATTAATGGCGGAGGTGTAAATTACGATCTTTTTTCTTCTGATTATAAGCACAAAGTAAATCTGTACACATCCATGCAAAGTGTTCAACGAAAGAGTTACTCAGGTACAGGTCAGGATTTAAGAGGCTACGGCAATACAAACGATCTGACTTATGTGGCAGGCGGTCAATATACTTATAACTGGGCGAAATGCCTGTTTATGCCGGCCCAGTTTACCGGAGGTGCAGAATACACGTACGACAAACTGCATGATGAAATTCTTGGATATAACCGCAACATTACACAAACAGTACACACTGAAAGTGTTTTCCTGCAGAACGAATGGAAGAGCGATATGTGGGGATTCTTATTTGGCGGACGATTGGATAAGCACAATCTTATAGATCATGCAATCTTTAGCCCGCGTGTAACTCTGAGATACAATCCGCTTGAGAACTTGAACTTCCGTCTGAGCTATTCAACCGGCTTCCGTGCTTCGCAGGTTTATGACGAAGATCTTCATGTTTCTGCTGTGGGTGGAGAAATAGCCATCATTCACTCTATACCCAATCTGAAACCGGAAAAGTCGAAAAGTCTAAGTGCTTCAATGGATCTGTATCACACCATTGGAGAGTTCCCCGTAAATCTTCGTATTGAAGGATTCTATACGAATCTGAAAAACGTATTTATCCTTAATGATGTGGGAACAAACAGCGAAGGTACCATACTAAAAGAACGGACAAATGGTTCCGGAGCCAAAGTTATGGGGGTCACAACCGAAGGTGAAATTGCGTTCTCCACTCTACTACAGCTGGAAGCCGGAGCAACTCTTCAAAGCAGCAGATATAAAGAAGTGGAGAACTGGAGTGCATCTGAAGATTTAGGCACAAAGAAAATGCTTCGTACTCCTGATCTTTATGGGTACTTCACAGCAAAGCTTACTCCCATAAAAAGATTTGAGACTTTAATTTCGGGAACATATACAGGAAGTATGCTTGTGCCACATGCGGCTGGTTATATTCAGAAAGATATGAATGTTACCACTCCCGATTTCTTTGATATGAATGTGAAGTTAAGCTACACATTCCCTGTTTATCAGCAAATTGCTCTTCAGGTGAATGCCGGTATACAAAACATATTCAATGCTTACCAGTCTGATCAGGATAAAGGAAAGGATCGTGATTCGGATTTTGTATATGGACCAATTCTGCCAAGAAGTTATTTCATTGGAGCAAAAATTAATTTCTGA
- a CDS encoding MBL fold metallo-hydrolase produces the protein MKKNIKNNVYWVGKNDWEIRNYQSYEYSTHRGTSYNSFLIQEEKTVLIDTVLRPFSTEFVKNLAREIDLLSIDYIICTHSEPDHSGALPDLMSLIPNVPIYCTEDGKKSLMGNYHQEWNFKTVKSGEKLPLGNGKELIFFEIPLHYWPDNMFCYLTQDNILFSNGIFGQHFCSELLFNDLVDQCELNSETIKYYANILQPISKLITKKIDDFLKKNLHVDMICPSHGVVWRDNPLQVITKYLMWGNNYHENQITIIYDTLYSGTYTIAQNIAKGIHSADERINIKLFNASKNDKNDMITEVFRSKGVLVGSPCLNQGILGSVSSFLEMIRGFKFSKKASVFGCYGWKDTSIKIMENKLKEAGFDIVMEPISFNWFLTDEALETSTNYGWLFYDILSRSE, from the coding sequence ATGAAAAAAAACATTAAAAACAATGTCTACTGGGTAGGCAAAAACGACTGGGAAATAAGGAACTATCAGTCTTACGAATATTCTACTCACAGAGGAACAAGCTACAACTCTTTTCTGATTCAGGAAGAGAAGACTGTTTTAATCGACACGGTATTAAGGCCGTTTAGTACTGAATTCGTTAAGAATCTGGCAAGAGAGATTGACTTGTTGTCCATTGATTATATTATTTGTACTCATTCAGAGCCTGATCACAGTGGTGCACTTCCCGATTTAATGAGTCTTATTCCCAATGTTCCAATTTATTGCACTGAAGATGGAAAGAAATCTCTTATGGGTAATTATCATCAGGAGTGGAATTTTAAAACTGTTAAGAGTGGAGAGAAACTTCCTCTTGGCAATGGAAAAGAACTAATCTTTTTTGAGATCCCTTTACATTACTGGCCTGATAACATGTTTTGTTATTTAACTCAGGATAATATTTTGTTCAGCAATGGTATATTCGGACAACATTTCTGCTCGGAACTACTTTTTAATGATCTGGTAGATCAGTGTGAACTTAATTCTGAAACCATTAAGTATTATGCCAATATCCTGCAACCAATAAGTAAGTTAATCACTAAGAAGATTGATGATTTCCTGAAAAAGAACCTTCATGTTGATATGATTTGTCCCAGTCATGGAGTTGTCTGGCGTGATAATCCTCTGCAGGTAATTACAAAATATTTAATGTGGGGGAATAACTATCATGAAAACCAGATAACTATTATTTATGATACGCTGTATAGTGGTACTTACACAATTGCGCAAAACATAGCGAAAGGAATACATTCTGCCGATGAACGTATTAATATAAAACTATTCAATGCTTCTAAGAATGACAAAAATGATATGATTACGGAAGTATTCCGCTCAAAAGGTGTTCTTGTGGGGTCTCCTTGTCTTAATCAAGGCATTCTAGGTTCGGTTTCTTCATTTTTAGAGATGATAAGAGGATTTAAATTCTCAAAAAAGGCTTCAGTCTTTGGCTGTTATGGATGGAAAGATACATCAATAAAGATCATGGAAAATAAATTGAAGGAAGCAGGGTTTGATATTGTGATGGAACCAATCAGCTTTAACTGGTTCCTTACCGATGAAGCTCTTGAGACGAGTACAAATTACGGATGGTTATTCTATGATATATTGAGCCGCTCAGAATAA
- a CDS encoding hemerythrin domain-containing protein: MMKPTENLMHDHQVIEMMLGIMKIISEKISKHHEPDLEEMEAIIDFLRVFADKYHHGKEEIIYFPELIEAGMSNVNSPVAVMLFEHEVGRGYIKDMASSVEGIKSGDRSAIDKLVESILNYVDLLENHIQKENNVLFPLGNKMLPVAKQEVLYKHFKVMEENVISHDLRKHYDELLHHLEKKYLV; encoded by the coding sequence ATGATGAAACCTACGGAAAATTTAATGCATGACCACCAGGTTATTGAAATGATGCTTGGAATTATGAAAATAATTTCTGAGAAAATAAGTAAACATCATGAACCTGATCTAGAGGAAATGGAGGCCATTATTGACTTCCTCAGAGTATTTGCCGATAAATACCATCATGGTAAAGAAGAAATCATTTATTTTCCTGAACTTATTGAGGCTGGAATGTCAAACGTAAACAGTCCGGTAGCCGTTATGTTATTTGAACATGAAGTGGGTAGAGGATATATTAAAGACATGGCTTCATCTGTTGAGGGAATTAAAAGCGGAGACAGATCAGCCATAGATAAGTTAGTTGAGTCAATACTGAATTATGTGGATTTATTGGAAAATCATATTCAGAAAGAAAATAATGTATTGTTCCCATTAGGGAATAAGATGTTGCCGGTAGCTAAACAGGAAGTCCTGTATAAACATTTTAAAGTTATGGAAGAGAATGTAATTAGCCATGATCTTCGTAAACATTATGATGAGTTACTGCATCACCTGGAAAAGAAATACCTGGTTTAA
- a CDS encoding aldose epimerase family protein has translation MLKDVKQESLIAGKNRQKPTLSGLQAKDFEANVHGQLTHLYVLKNSRGMEACITNYGARVVSIMVPDRRGKMEDVVCGYSNIKDYMANKQNFGATIGRYAGRILNSTFIIDSVRYHLTPNTGAHSAHGGDPGFAARMWKAERISKNALCLSYLSPSGENGFPGNLAVKITYTLTKKNELDIRYEASVTGSPTVVNFTHHSFFNISGNLSTNVENQQLYVDAGSFTPYDSLKCVTGEIASVIGTPFDFTSSHSIGERIDANNPQLKVTGGYDHTFVLNAKGNDRRLAARLKDPQSGRVLEVYTNEPGLHVYTANGLKGNLTGKKGIAYPRRGAVCLETLHFADSPNKPQFPTTILRPGKKYRSHCVYRFTAE, from the coding sequence ATACTTAAGGATGTTAAACAAGAGTCTCTTATCGCAGGCAAGAATCGTCAGAAACCAACTCTTTCCGGACTTCAGGCCAAGGATTTTGAAGCAAATGTGCATGGTCAGCTTACTCATCTGTATGTTCTGAAGAACTCACGCGGGATGGAAGCCTGTATAACTAATTACGGCGCAAGGGTTGTTTCTATCATGGTTCCCGACCGCAGAGGAAAGATGGAAGATGTGGTGTGTGGCTATTCAAACATCAAAGATTATATGGCCAACAAACAGAATTTCGGAGCAACCATTGGGCGTTACGCCGGTCGCATTCTTAATTCCACCTTTATAATAGACTCTGTTCGGTATCATTTAACGCCAAATACCGGTGCACATTCCGCCCACGGTGGTGATCCGGGTTTCGCTGCCAGAATGTGGAAAGCAGAAAGGATTAGTAAGAATGCACTTTGCCTCAGTTATCTCTCACCTTCCGGCGAAAATGGTTTTCCAGGCAATCTGGCGGTAAAAATCACCTATACCCTCACCAAAAAGAATGAACTCGACATCCGTTATGAAGCATCTGTTACCGGAAGCCCTACAGTTGTAAATTTCACTCATCATTCTTTCTTTAATATATCGGGCAATCTTAGTACAAATGTCGAAAACCAGCAACTATATGTTGATGCCGGCAGTTTTACCCCGTACGACTCTCTGAAATGCGTCACTGGCGAAATAGCTTCCGTGATTGGTACTCCGTTTGATTTCACCTCTTCTCACTCCATTGGCGAACGTATTGATGCCAATAACCCTCAACTAAAAGTAACCGGGGGATACGATCATACCTTTGTGCTCAATGCGAAAGGAAACGACCGCCGTTTAGCAGCCAGACTAAAAGATCCGCAGAGTGGGCGTGTTCTTGAGGTTTACACCAATGAACCAGGTTTGCATGTTTATACTGCCAACGGGCTGAAGGGAAATCTCACAGGCAAAAAAGGAATCGCGTATCCTCGTAGAGGAGCCGTTTGTCTGGAAACACTTCACTTTGCAGATAGTCCCAATAAACCTCAATTCCCAACGACCATACTTCGTCCGGGTAAAAAGTATCGCAGCCATTGCGTTTATCGTTTTACTGCGGAATAA
- a CDS encoding DUF1573 domain-containing protein produces MKKSLFLLVLLFIGVTYASAQKQAEITFDKTIHNFGTFSEDHPKVKCSFTFTNTGNAPLVINQAVASCGCTIPDYTKEPIMPGKKGAIEVTYNGAGKYPGEFKKSITVRSNAKEELTRLYITGQMTPKTAKTANN; encoded by the coding sequence ATGAAAAAGTCATTATTTCTATTGGTTCTCCTCTTTATAGGAGTTACGTATGCTTCTGCTCAGAAACAAGCAGAAATTACGTTCGACAAAACAATTCACAATTTCGGTACATTCTCAGAAGATCATCCAAAAGTAAAATGTTCATTCACTTTTACTAACACCGGAAATGCACCGTTAGTTATTAACCAAGCTGTAGCTTCTTGCGGATGTACTATTCCAGACTACACAAAAGAGCCTATCATGCCGGGAAAGAAAGGAGCCATTGAGGTAACTTATAACGGAGCTGGTAAATATCCTGGTGAATTTAAGAAAAGCATAACTGTACGCAGCAATGCCAAAGAAGAGTTGACAAGACTCTATATTACAGGCCAGATGACTCCAAAAACAGCAAAAACCGCAAATAATTAA
- a CDS encoding MFS transporter has protein sequence MNTISPAKLWTANFKWAYVSNFLLFVSLYMFLPILPMYLAGRFPGITIGEAGLVLALFAGAMFIIGPFYSYIIDTYKRKDVCMFSFLAVIAIAGGYSIIGSMLWLAVLRVFQGALFGITTATSSTVAIDITLTTQRSKGNIYFNWAGRLGMAFGPMIGLLLYDYSDLVTVLYGSIATGIAGFLCLAMINVPFRAPIGAKIFSTDRFLLPQGWVPAGNLVLISTIFGMLIATINVYASMVICSM, from the coding sequence ATGAATACAATCTCTCCTGCAAAGCTGTGGACTGCCAATTTTAAGTGGGCATACGTCAGCAACTTTCTGCTTTTTGTATCACTTTACATGTTTTTGCCCATACTCCCTATGTATCTGGCGGGAAGGTTTCCCGGAATCACCATAGGCGAGGCTGGTTTGGTACTTGCGCTCTTTGCAGGAGCGATGTTTATAATAGGCCCCTTTTACAGTTATATAATAGATACATACAAGCGTAAAGACGTTTGTATGTTTTCTTTTTTGGCCGTAATTGCCATTGCCGGTGGATATTCCATAATAGGAAGTATGCTGTGGCTGGCAGTGCTCAGGGTATTTCAGGGAGCATTATTTGGTATCACCACCGCTACAAGCAGTACCGTGGCCATTGATATCACTCTCACCACCCAAAGAAGTAAGGGGAATATATATTTCAACTGGGCTGGTCGTCTGGGTATGGCTTTTGGTCCCATGATTGGTCTGCTGCTTTATGATTATTCCGACCTTGTAACAGTGCTTTATGGCTCTATAGCTACAGGCATAGCAGGTTTCCTTTGTCTGGCAATGATCAATGTTCCTTTTCGCGCCCCGATAGGAGCAAAAATATTTTCCACCGACCGCTTTCTGCTTCCTCAGGGATGGGTGCCTGCAGGTAATCTTGTTCTGATATCTACAATTTTTGGAATGCTGATAGCCACCATTAATGTGTACGCTTCAATGGTTATCTGCAGTATGTAA
- the panB gene encoding 3-methyl-2-oxobutanoate hydroxymethyltransferase, whose product MAGYISEDTRKVTTHRLIEMKQRGEKISMLTSYDYTMAKIVDGAGIDVILVGDSASNTMAGNVTTLPITLDQMIYHGKSVVRGVNRAMVVVDMPFGSYQGNPLEGLASAIRIMKESLADALKLEGGEEIIETVQRILSAGIPVMGHLGLMPQSINKYGTYTVRAKDDVEAEKLVRDAHLLEEAGCFAIVLEKIPAALAERVARELTIPIIGIGAGGKVDGQVLVIQDLLGMSQGFSPKFLRRYADLHTVMTEAIGQYVTDVKSSDFPNENEQY is encoded by the coding sequence ATGGCTGGATACATTTCTGAAGATACAAGAAAGGTGACTACTCACCGTCTTATCGAAATGAAACAAAGAGGAGAGAAGATTTCAATGCTTACCTCCTATGACTATACCATGGCAAAGATTGTTGATGGCGCAGGTATTGATGTAATATTGGTTGGCGACTCAGCATCAAACACCATGGCTGGAAACGTAACAACGTTGCCTATCACACTTGATCAGATGATTTATCACGGTAAATCTGTTGTTCGCGGCGTGAACCGTGCAATGGTTGTTGTTGATATGCCTTTCGGTTCATACCAGGGGAATCCGCTTGAGGGACTTGCTTCGGCAATCCGTATCATGAAGGAGTCTCTTGCTGATGCGCTGAAGCTTGAAGGTGGTGAAGAGATTATTGAAACTGTTCAACGTATTCTTTCTGCCGGAATTCCTGTTATGGGACACCTGGGATTAATGCCTCAGTCAATCAATAAATACGGTACATATACTGTACGCGCAAAGGATGATGTTGAAGCAGAAAAACTAGTTCGCGATGCACACTTGCTGGAAGAAGCAGGATGCTTTGCCATTGTTCTTGAAAAAATTCCTGCTGCACTGGCAGAACGTGTAGCTAGGGAACTGACTATTCCTATTATCGGAATTGGTGCAGGCGGAAAGGTTGACGGTCAGGTGCTGGTTATTCAGGATCTGCTGGGAATGAGCCAGGGTTTCAGCCCTAAGTTCCTTCGTCGCTATGCCGATCTTCATACAGTGATGACCGAAGCTATCGGACAATACGTAACGGATGTTAAGAGCAGTGACTTCCCTAACGAGAACGAACAATATTAA
- a CDS encoding HAD family phosphatase, which translates to MKESKTIAALFDFDGVVMDTETQYSIFWGEQGRKYHPELPGFDRLIKGQTLVQIYDKYFAGMEEAQTQIRKDLDLFEMNMTYDYIPGVLNFIDDLKKHDVKLAVVTSSNTKKMENVYRSHPELPQLFDSIVTANQFKESKPNPECFILGAEILGATPGDSYVFEDSFHGLKAGNAAGSTVIGLATTNPREAIEGKAHYIIDDFKGFTFEKLVEVKA; encoded by the coding sequence ATGAAAGAATCTAAAACAATAGCCGCTCTTTTCGATTTTGACGGGGTGGTAATGGATACAGAAACCCAATACAGTATATTCTGGGGAGAGCAGGGACGTAAATATCATCCTGAACTTCCAGGTTTCGATAGGCTGATTAAAGGCCAGACATTGGTTCAGATATACGATAAGTATTTTGCCGGAATGGAAGAAGCGCAGACTCAGATACGCAAGGATCTTGATCTTTTCGAGATGAATATGACTTATGACTACATTCCCGGTGTGCTCAACTTTATAGATGACCTGAAGAAACACGATGTGAAACTGGCCGTTGTAACAAGTTCCAATACCAAAAAGATGGAGAATGTGTATCGTTCGCATCCGGAATTGCCCCAACTGTTTGATTCCATTGTAACTGCTAATCAGTTTAAGGAATCAAAGCCCAATCCTGAATGTTTTATCCTGGGTGCTGAAATATTGGGTGCCACTCCCGGAGATAGCTATGTATTTGAGGACTCCTTCCATGGCCTGAAAGCTGGTAATGCTGCCGGATCAACCGTTATCGGACTGGCAACAACAAATCCTCGCGAGGCGATAGAAGGCAAGGCTCATTATATTATTGACGATTTCAAAGGTTTCACTTTTGAGAAACTTGTAGAAGTAAAAGCATAA
- a CDS encoding MATE family efflux transporter, translating to MSVKNNPHILGTESIGKLLLQYSIPAIIGMTVTSLYNIIDSIFIGHGVGAIAISGLAISFPLMNLVIAFCTLVGTGGATISSIRLGQKDLAGATEVLGTVLMLCIINSVLFGGLFLLFLDPILIFFGASATTLPYARDFMQVILLGTPISYTMISLNNVMRATGYPKKAMLSSMITVIANIILAPIFIFHFQWGIRGAALATIISQSIGMVWVLHHFLNKENYVHFQKGFHVVRIRIVKNIFSIGMAPFLMNVCACGIVIVINNILLKSGGDMAIGAYGIINRVLMLFVMIIMGLTMGMQPIVGYNYGANLQNRVTRTLKLGILSGTIINSIGFIACVFFPNAISSMFTSEQSLIDIAATGLRISVLAFPIVSSQIVISNFFQSIGQAKISIFMSLSRQLLYLLPCLLFFPHLFGTTGVWWSMVTSDFLAFVTAIFILVYHFRRVAKNQQPVV from the coding sequence ATGTCTGTTAAGAACAACCCTCACATTCTCGGAACCGAGAGCATTGGTAAATTATTGCTTCAGTATTCAATCCCGGCCATTATCGGGATGACAGTGACCTCTCTTTATAACATTATAGATAGTATATTCATTGGCCACGGTGTGGGTGCGATAGCTATCTCCGGACTTGCTATATCTTTCCCGCTGATGAACCTTGTCATTGCTTTCTGTACGCTGGTGGGAACCGGAGGAGCCACTATTTCTTCCATCCGCCTTGGGCAGAAAGACCTTGCCGGAGCCACAGAGGTACTGGGAACTGTACTTATGCTTTGCATTATTAACTCCGTTCTTTTCGGCGGACTGTTCCTTTTGTTTCTGGACCCTATCCTTATATTCTTTGGGGCAAGTGCAACAACACTGCCTTATGCACGTGACTTTATGCAGGTAATCCTGCTGGGTACACCAATATCATACACAATGATTAGTCTGAATAACGTAATGCGCGCCACCGGTTATCCAAAGAAGGCCATGCTATCGTCTATGATTACCGTTATTGCGAATATAATCCTTGCTCCTATATTTATTTTCCATTTCCAATGGGGAATCCGCGGTGCTGCTCTGGCCACAATCATCTCACAATCCATCGGAATGGTATGGGTGCTTCACCATTTTCTGAATAAAGAAAACTATGTCCATTTCCAGAAAGGCTTTCACGTAGTAAGAATCCGGATTGTGAAGAATATCTTCTCTATTGGAATGGCTCCGTTCCTGATGAATGTCTGCGCATGCGGAATAGTTATCGTGATAAACAATATCCTGCTAAAGAGTGGCGGCGACATGGCAATTGGTGCGTATGGCATTATAAACCGCGTGCTTATGCTTTTCGTGATGATTATTATGGGACTCACCATGGGTATGCAGCCAATCGTTGGCTATAATTACGGAGCCAATCTGCAAAATAGGGTAACGCGTACATTAAAGTTGGGCATTCTTTCGGGAACCATCATTAATAGTATAGGTTTCATCGCCTGTGTATTCTTCCCTAATGCCATATCTTCCATGTTTACCAGCGAACAGTCATTGATTGATATTGCTGCTACCGGTTTGCGTATTTCCGTTCTTGCATTTCCTATCGTATCCAGTCAGATAGTAATCTCCAACTTTTTCCAGAGTATAGGGCAGGCAAAAATAAGCATATTCATGTCGCTTTCACGACAACTCCTTTATCTGCTTCCCTGTCTGCTCTTTTTCCCGCATTTGTTCGGAACAACCGGAGTGTGGTGGAGCATGGTAACATCAGATTTCCTGGCATTCGTTACAGCCATATTTATATTGGTTTATCATTTCAGGAGAGTAGCTAAAAATCAGCAACCTGTAGTCTAA
- a CDS encoding Crp/Fnr family transcriptional regulator → MISILLENPLFRGTTPDELSQNFEGVNYQIKSFRKGDILAFQGDVCNKLVILLKGSVRGEMIDYSGKLIKIEDISAPRALAPLFLFGTENKFPVEVTANEEVEALFIPKESVLLIFQRNKRFLENYMNTSANYAKTLSDKLFFLSFKNIKQKLASYILRLSATAGDNVVMDRSQQEMADYFGVSRPSLARELSHMQNEGLISVDRKHIRILKKEKLKELIR, encoded by the coding sequence ATGATCAGCATCCTGTTAGAAAATCCGCTCTTTAGGGGAACTACCCCCGACGAACTCTCCCAGAATTTTGAGGGAGTGAATTATCAGATAAAGAGTTTCAGGAAAGGAGATATACTCGCCTTTCAGGGTGATGTGTGCAATAAGCTGGTCATTCTTCTGAAAGGAAGTGTACGCGGAGAGATGATTGATTACTCGGGTAAGCTGATAAAGATAGAAGATATCTCCGCCCCTCGCGCCCTTGCTCCTCTTTTCCTTTTCGGTACCGAGAATAAGTTTCCCGTTGAAGTTACTGCCAATGAAGAGGTAGAGGCCTTGTTTATTCCTAAGGAGAGTGTATTATTGATCTTCCAGCGTAACAAGCGTTTTCTGGAAAACTATATGAATACCTCGGCAAACTATGCCAAGACTCTTTCTGACAAGCTTTTCTTTCTATCCTTTAAGAACATCAAGCAAAAACTAGCATCTTATATTCTTCGTCTATCTGCTACCGCTGGCGATAACGTCGTTATGGACCGTTCACAACAGGAGATGGCCGATTACTTTGGTGTGTCTCGTCCGTCACTTGCCCGCGAACTTTCGCACATGCAGAATGAAGGACTTATATCCGTAGACCGAAAACATATCCGCATTCTTAAAAAGGAAAAGCTGAAAGAGCTGATCCGATAA